Below is a genomic region from Aricia agestis chromosome 16, ilAriAges1.1, whole genome shotgun sequence.
gTAATGCAATGTTTCCTGTTCCAATAGGGTAGTTGTAATTTTtgaaagcgccatctgttagcGTTTATGTTTCACCTTTATTTTGTCTGTTTTGCAATTTCGTCGATTATTCTCAGTTCTCACTCCCTGTTGGAATAACCCTATCCAATTGTTATTTGCATAGAGTGGTATttccattaaaaaataatttgtgttGCAACATGCTTTCTTTACCTTTATCATAATAAAGGAGAAAGGTAGTTGGTTTCCTTCAAAATTGAAAAGAATAAGTGATGTAAAGCGAGATACTTACCAATTCTCCCACTCTATGCCCACACTTACCTCACTCTCATTTTCACTTTACGCACGAGTGACCCCTACTCTATGCTGTCGTTCTACACAGTAGACATACGATATCGTTTCGAAATAATCTCATCCCGTTTAAGATTAATCTGTGCTAAAACAAACTTACCGACGAGcacgttaaaattaaagttgACATTTCGAATTAATTTGGACCCCTCGAGCGAGCGACGTGGGTTAGACCAGGCAGCCGTCGTTGAGATTGTTTTTGAGCTTGGCCTGCGACTCCTGTATAGTACCGGGGTACGTGTGACAGGGCTGGGTGGAGTTATACGCTAGTTCCGTCTCATAGTACTCTGTGTCGGGTTCGATCTGCCGAAGGATCGTCGTCGCGGTCGGCAGGAATCCGTCCGTTGTCATGTAGCTCGCGTCCGTGCTGGGCGGGAGACTGAGCACGCTGTCGGGCCGGTTGAAGTCGGCGTCCATTTGCGGTGCGAGATACGACGCGTCGAGGGACGATATCGTGTCGATTGAAGAGTCGCCGACTGGGGTGACGCAGGTGTAGCTCGAAGCTAGCACGTTCGCGGATTCCGGACGGATGTAGGGGGAGTTGGCGTCGAAGGATACGGGGAATGTATTGGACTCGAAGGACCGAATGTTGTACTGTGTGGGCGAACTCCGTGTGTTGTTCTTGACGCAGGAGGACGCGTGCATCGACAGCATGTCGATCAGCTGGCGCTTTTGTACTTCCAGgtcctgaaaaataaaaattgagttgcaaaaatatttttcggaTATGCTTTGTTTTTAAATTCCAAGACAGAAGCTATGGTATTTAGCCCAGGATGCAAAAGCTTTTTATGGTTTTTGCCTTTACGCTTTTACTTCTTGATTACTGAATGGAGATTGGAGTTGCTATTGATGTGCTTTCGTCACTTGCAcctaaataatttttcaaagtcTGCTATCTAGCAGATAGATGCAGGCTTACAAGGCAATCTTGCCTTGTGAACTTGCATGTTTTTGCATTGTTAATCTGTAGCTACAATTAACTATCAGTTCTATGAGTTCTAAGGCAAAATGGAATGTAAGAAGGTATATTACCTTCAACTGTGCCTTGAGGTCTATATTCTGGTTCTCCAGGACTTCGCTCTCGTTGACCAGGTTGACGGTCCTCTCCCGCTTCTTCATCCGACATTTTGTCGCTGCGATTTTGTTCCGTTCTCTTCTGCGCCGCCGCCTCTCCTCGTCTTCTGGGGTTAACTAGAAAATAACACAAGTTTATAAGCCTTTATATTCTCAATTTGGAAACTTCTAGCCACGAGAGGGTTCTAGAGCTAGTATTTcaagtactaataaaaattgttcgcaTATTTTATCGTAAAGGTTTAGTTATGCTTCAAAAAAGGCGATTTGAAGTCCCTAAATTTTTCGTAGATGCATAATTAAACTGTAGATAATTCTAGAActatgatataatttatttttcatctagacacgcggtagcgtgtcaagccaagttccagcataacagaactggcgattTTCACTTTTTCATCATTCATGGCTTTAAGTAATTCGTATTTTAATACCTACTTATACTGTCATAACTCAAAACTTCCCATTTTGCAATTCTGCTTTTAATGAATACGACTTTTCCTCAACCCTATTAAAATGGAATTCCTAGTCAAATACAAACAAGGACTGCGCATTGAATCATTGATTTTCGTCCAAGCTCTCGACAGTTTAGTCACGGCGCGCATTTGCAATGCGATCCTTCTATGTAAGCTATAAACCGCA
It encodes:
- the LOC121734604 gene encoding activating transcription factor 3 isoform X2, encoding MLPQTAKLAPYKDIMTSLSSTVPTIKCEEAPSPTSGEGYLSVNVNLSAAMMNLLAAEGGTTTLRTPEIVNDLITMTNPLDQYNYDKTSSLKNGSCNDSNSSMSNGSSATSPASGTPPSIQKLSIESKRKMSGSDTDGGLKRMKREDSDDDYDSSHTQTPKNELTPEDEERRRRRRERNKIAATKCRMKKRERTVNLVNESEVLENQNIDLKAQLKDLEVQKRQLIDMLSMHASSCVKNNTRSSPTQYNIRSFESNTFPVSFDANSPYIRPESANVLASSYTCVTPVGDSSIDTISSLDASYLAPQMDADFNRPDSVLSLPPSTDASYMTTDGFLPTATTILRQIEPDTEYYETELAYNSTQPCHTYPGTIQESQAKLKNNLNDGCLV
- the LOC121734604 gene encoding activating transcription factor 3 isoform X1 yields the protein MLPQTAKLAPYKDIMTSLSSTVPTIKCEEAPSPTSGEGYLSVNVNLSAAMMNLLAAEGGTTTLRTPEIVNDLITMTNPLDQYNYDKTSSLKNGSCNDSNSSMSNGSSATSPASGTPPSIQKTCSELIKAGLKLSIESKRKMSGSDTDGGLKRMKREDSDDDYDSSHTQTPKNELTPEDEERRRRRRERNKIAATKCRMKKRERTVNLVNESEVLENQNIDLKAQLKDLEVQKRQLIDMLSMHASSCVKNNTRSSPTQYNIRSFESNTFPVSFDANSPYIRPESANVLASSYTCVTPVGDSSIDTISSLDASYLAPQMDADFNRPDSVLSLPPSTDASYMTTDGFLPTATTILRQIEPDTEYYETELAYNSTQPCHTYPGTIQESQAKLKNNLNDGCLV